One genomic segment of Fervidobacterium pennivorans includes these proteins:
- a CDS encoding energy-coupling factor transporter transmembrane component T family protein, translating into MKLTIGKYIPKNSPIHNLDPRVKMISVLFQVTSVMLVKNLLGYIIPVAFFVLFMALSRIKPVVYLRSLKSMWFLIVFAVVVQYFIGGISSSLYIGLRLSLIFLFATMFTYTTPPLLTARGIVDILKYFGVKDEQREDFGMMLAISIRFIPILLDEADRIIKAQISRGAKYSEKGLRNKLSAITSIIIPLLVSSLRKAEELSLALQARKYGITKRTHYYTLNWSRRDAVYLIANVGLLLGVLIMRIF; encoded by the coding sequence TTGAAACTGACCATAGGAAAATACATTCCAAAAAACTCCCCGATTCACAACTTAGACCCCAGAGTAAAGATGATTTCTGTGCTCTTTCAAGTTACCAGTGTTATGCTCGTTAAGAATCTTTTAGGTTACATAATCCCAGTGGCTTTCTTTGTTTTATTCATGGCACTATCAAGGATTAAGCCGGTTGTTTACTTGAGAAGTTTAAAAAGCATGTGGTTTTTGATAGTCTTTGCTGTTGTTGTTCAGTATTTCATAGGTGGTATATCTTCCAGCCTTTACATAGGTCTTCGATTATCACTCATCTTTCTTTTCGCCACCATGTTCACTTACACAACTCCTCCGCTGCTGACAGCACGAGGTATCGTGGACATTCTTAAATACTTCGGTGTAAAAGACGAACAGCGAGAAGATTTTGGTATGATGCTTGCGATATCAATTCGTTTCATTCCCATACTCCTTGATGAAGCTGACAGAATTATCAAAGCCCAGATATCTCGAGGTGCAAAGTATTCTGAAAAAGGTCTCAGAAACAAATTATCTGCAATTACGAGCATAATAATTCCTTTGTTAGTTTCTTCATTAAGAAAAGCTGAAGAGCTATCCTTAGCGCTTCAGGCTCGAAAATACGGTATAACGAAAAGAACGCATTACTACACACTCAACTGGTCAAGAAGGGATGCAGTATACCTTATTGCTAATGTAGGATTGTTGCTTGGCGTTTTAATAATGCGTATATTTTAG